From the Choloepus didactylus isolate mChoDid1 chromosome 20, mChoDid1.pri, whole genome shotgun sequence genome, one window contains:
- the PLAT gene encoding tissue-type plasminogen activator isoform X2 → MMNKMKRGLLCLCLLCGVVFTLPSQEIHSRFRRGARSYRVTCRDEKTQMVYLQHESWLRPGLRSSRVEYCWCNSGRSQCHTVPVKDASATCYKDQGITYRGTWSTAESGAECTNWNSSALTLKPYNGRRQDARKLGLGNHNYCRNPDGDLKPWCYVFKMGTYTTEFCSTPSCSNRENGDCYSGRGLAYRGTHSLTTSGASCLQWNSVKLIGKIYTAQKSNAQALGLGKHNYCRNPDGDAKPWCHVQKDGKLTWEFCDVPQCSTCGLRQYKQPQFRIKGGLFADIASHPWQAAIFVKNRRSPEERFLCGGILISSCWVLSAAHCFLDRFPPHHVKVVLGRTYRVVPGEEEQTFEVEKYIVHKEFDDDTYNNDIALLQLKSDSLSCAQESNAVATVCLPEADLQLPDWTECEASGYGKHEASSPFYSERLKEAHVRLYPSSRCTSQHLFNRTITNNMLCAGDTRSGGNQANLHDACHGDSGGPLVCMKDNRMTLVGIISWGLGCGQKDVPGIYTKVTNYLDWIRDNMRP, encoded by the exons atgatgaataaaatgaagagagGACTTCTGTGTCTCTGCCTGCTTTGTGGAGTCGTCTTCACTTTGCCCAGTCAG GAAATCCACAGCCGATTCAGAAGAGGAGCCAGATCATACAGAG TGACCTGCAGAGATGAGAAGACGCAGATGGTGTACCTGCAGCATGAGTCGTGGCTGCGCCCCGGGCTCAGGAGCAGCCGGGTGGAGTACTGCTGGTGCAACAGCGGCAGGTCGCAGTGCCACACGGTCCCCGTCAAAG ATGCCAGTGCCACATGCTACAAGGACCAGGGTATCACTTACCGGGGCACCTGGAGCACGGCGGAAAGCGGGGCCGAGTGCACCAACTGGAACAGCAGCGCACTGACCCTGAAGCCCTACAACGGGCGGAGGCAGGATGCCCGCAAGCTGGGCCTGGGCAACCACAACTACTGCAG AAACCCTGATGGAGACTTGAAGCCTTGGTGCTATGTCTTTAAGATGGGAACATACACCACTGAGTTCTGCAGCACGCCATCCTGCTCCAACA GAGAAAACGGAGACTGCTACTCTGGAAGAGGGTTGGCATACCGGGGCACCCACAGCCTCACCACATCTGGTGCCTCTTGCCTCCAGTGGAATTCTGTGAAACTGATAGGCAAGATTTATACGGCACAGAAGAGCAATGCCCAGGCCCTGGGCTTGGGCAAACATAATTACTGCCG AAATCCAGATGGGGATGCCAAGCCCTGGTGCCATGTGCAGAAGGACGGCAAGTTGACCTGGGAGTTCTGCGACGTGCCGCAGTGCT CCACCTGTGGCCTGAGACAGTACAAGCAGCCTCAGTTTCGCATTAAAGGAGGGCTCTTTGCGGACATCGCCTCTCATCCCTGGCAGGCCGCCATCTTTGTCAAGAACAGGAGGTCACCTGAAGAGAGGTTTCTGTGTGGAGGGATACTGATCAGCTCCTGCTGGGTCCTGTCTGCTGCTCACTGCTTCCTGGACAG GTTTCCTCCCCACCACGTCAAAGTGGTCTTGGGCAGAACATACCGGGTGGTCCCTGGAGAGGAGGAGCAGACATTTGAAGTAGAAAAATATATTGTCCATAAGGAATTCGATGATGACACGTACAACAATGACATTG CCCTGCTGCAGCTGAAATCGGATTCACTATCCTGTGCCCAGGAGAGCAACGCTGTCGCCACTGTCTGTCTGCCTGAGGCTGACTTGCAGCTACCTGACTGGACAGAATGTGAGGCTTCTGGCTACGGCAAGCATGAAGCAT CTTCTCCTTTCTATTCTGAGCGGCTAAAAGAGGCTCATGTCAGACTGTACCCATCTAGCCGCTGCACATCCCAGCATCTGTTTAATAGAACCATCACAAACAATATGCTGTGTGCCGGAGACACCCGAAGTGGAGGGAACCAAGCAAACCTGCACGACGCCTGCCAT GGTGACTCAGGAGGCCCCTTGGTCTGCATGAAGGACAACCGCATGACTTTGGTTGGAATCATCAGTTGGGGCCTTGGCTGTGGACAGAAAGATGTTCCAGGTATATACACCAAGGTCACTAATTACCTAGACTGGATTCGAGACAATATGCGACCATGA
- the PLAT gene encoding tissue-type plasminogen activator isoform X1: MMNKMKRGLLCLCLLCGVVFTLPSQEIHSRFRRGARSYRVTCRDEKTQMVYLQHESWLRPGLRSSRVEYCWCNSGRSQCHTVPVKGCSEPRCFNGGTCWQALYFSDFVCQCPEGFIGKSCEIDASATCYKDQGITYRGTWSTAESGAECTNWNSSALTLKPYNGRRQDARKLGLGNHNYCRNPDGDLKPWCYVFKMGTYTTEFCSTPSCSNRENGDCYSGRGLAYRGTHSLTTSGASCLQWNSVKLIGKIYTAQKSNAQALGLGKHNYCRNPDGDAKPWCHVQKDGKLTWEFCDVPQCSTCGLRQYKQPQFRIKGGLFADIASHPWQAAIFVKNRRSPEERFLCGGILISSCWVLSAAHCFLDRFPPHHVKVVLGRTYRVVPGEEEQTFEVEKYIVHKEFDDDTYNNDIALLQLKSDSLSCAQESNAVATVCLPEADLQLPDWTECEASGYGKHEASSPFYSERLKEAHVRLYPSSRCTSQHLFNRTITNNMLCAGDTRSGGNQANLHDACHGDSGGPLVCMKDNRMTLVGIISWGLGCGQKDVPGIYTKVTNYLDWIRDNMRP; encoded by the exons atgatgaataaaatgaagagagGACTTCTGTGTCTCTGCCTGCTTTGTGGAGTCGTCTTCACTTTGCCCAGTCAG GAAATCCACAGCCGATTCAGAAGAGGAGCCAGATCATACAGAG TGACCTGCAGAGATGAGAAGACGCAGATGGTGTACCTGCAGCATGAGTCGTGGCTGCGCCCCGGGCTCAGGAGCAGCCGGGTGGAGTACTGCTGGTGCAACAGCGGCAGGTCGCAGTGCCACACGGTCCCCGTCAAAG GTTGCAGTGAACCAAGGTGCTTCAATGGGGGCACGTGCTGGCAGGCTCTGTACTTCTCCGATTTCGTCTGCCAGTGCCCTGAAGGATTTATTGGGAAAAGCTGTGAAATAG ATGCCAGTGCCACATGCTACAAGGACCAGGGTATCACTTACCGGGGCACCTGGAGCACGGCGGAAAGCGGGGCCGAGTGCACCAACTGGAACAGCAGCGCACTGACCCTGAAGCCCTACAACGGGCGGAGGCAGGATGCCCGCAAGCTGGGCCTGGGCAACCACAACTACTGCAG AAACCCTGATGGAGACTTGAAGCCTTGGTGCTATGTCTTTAAGATGGGAACATACACCACTGAGTTCTGCAGCACGCCATCCTGCTCCAACA GAGAAAACGGAGACTGCTACTCTGGAAGAGGGTTGGCATACCGGGGCACCCACAGCCTCACCACATCTGGTGCCTCTTGCCTCCAGTGGAATTCTGTGAAACTGATAGGCAAGATTTATACGGCACAGAAGAGCAATGCCCAGGCCCTGGGCTTGGGCAAACATAATTACTGCCG AAATCCAGATGGGGATGCCAAGCCCTGGTGCCATGTGCAGAAGGACGGCAAGTTGACCTGGGAGTTCTGCGACGTGCCGCAGTGCT CCACCTGTGGCCTGAGACAGTACAAGCAGCCTCAGTTTCGCATTAAAGGAGGGCTCTTTGCGGACATCGCCTCTCATCCCTGGCAGGCCGCCATCTTTGTCAAGAACAGGAGGTCACCTGAAGAGAGGTTTCTGTGTGGAGGGATACTGATCAGCTCCTGCTGGGTCCTGTCTGCTGCTCACTGCTTCCTGGACAG GTTTCCTCCCCACCACGTCAAAGTGGTCTTGGGCAGAACATACCGGGTGGTCCCTGGAGAGGAGGAGCAGACATTTGAAGTAGAAAAATATATTGTCCATAAGGAATTCGATGATGACACGTACAACAATGACATTG CCCTGCTGCAGCTGAAATCGGATTCACTATCCTGTGCCCAGGAGAGCAACGCTGTCGCCACTGTCTGTCTGCCTGAGGCTGACTTGCAGCTACCTGACTGGACAGAATGTGAGGCTTCTGGCTACGGCAAGCATGAAGCAT CTTCTCCTTTCTATTCTGAGCGGCTAAAAGAGGCTCATGTCAGACTGTACCCATCTAGCCGCTGCACATCCCAGCATCTGTTTAATAGAACCATCACAAACAATATGCTGTGTGCCGGAGACACCCGAAGTGGAGGGAACCAAGCAAACCTGCACGACGCCTGCCAT GGTGACTCAGGAGGCCCCTTGGTCTGCATGAAGGACAACCGCATGACTTTGGTTGGAATCATCAGTTGGGGCCTTGGCTGTGGACAGAAAGATGTTCCAGGTATATACACCAAGGTCACTAATTACCTAGACTGGATTCGAGACAATATGCGACCATGA